The segment ACGTCCTCCAGAAGCACCCGGACACGCCCGGAGCCCACTATGGGCTGGCCTTCCTGCTCGTGCGGGGCGGCCATCTGCAGGCGGCCGCCGAGCACCTGCGGGCGTTCCTCGCGGGCGCACCCTCGGATCCGGCCTCCGCTCCCCATGTGACGCATGCCCGGGAGACGCTCGACGCGCTCGCGGCGATGGAGGACGAGGCGGGCGGGGCGGCGCGTGAGTCCGCCTGAGGTCGCTCCCCCCAATCCGGTGAAGCGCGTCCGTCTGGACTGGACCGGACGCGCGGACGTCTACGAGGG is part of the Gemmatimonadota bacterium genome and harbors:
- a CDS encoding tetratricopeptide repeat protein — its product is MNWLKKLIGGTDGPRGVDYYAEAMALLDAGSLHEALTSLRLALKDTPGDPLVLQQIAITYTRMGLLDEAAKTYRHVLQKHPDTPGAHYGLAFLLVRGGHLQAAAEHLRAFLAGAPSDPASAPHVTHARETLDALAAMEDEAGGAARESA